A section of the Neorhodopirellula lusitana genome encodes:
- the zigA gene encoding zinc metallochaperone GTPase ZigA codes for MNRPNSSDSSTRLPVTVLSGFLGAGKTTLLNHILTNRDGLRVAVIVNDMSEVNIDAALVKSGDANLSRTEEQLVTMSNGCICCTLREDLLIEVRRLARDGRFDYLLIESTGISEPMPVAETFTFEDEEGDSLSLVAELDTMVTVVDAGNFMKDFGSWDDLTDRRLGLGEDDTRNIVDLLVDQVEFANVIVVNKTDLISPYELEQLKQILRQLNAEAKILATTESRVELSEIMGTGLYSLSEAEEQPGWLEVPRGEEETETEEYGISNFVYQARRPFHPQRLTKALDADMEEGLFTGVLRSKGLMWIASRNEWAYDWSQAGCSIRMNPAGFWWAAASDEEWPEDSESIEEIRSKFVGEHGDRHQELVFIGNAMNQERITQILDECLLTDLEFVLGPDGWADMEDPLPPIELEAATESTLDSKLSIQEECFHD; via the coding sequence ATGAACCGTCCCAATTCATCTGACTCATCCACTCGGCTTCCAGTTACCGTGCTCTCTGGTTTTCTTGGAGCCGGTAAAACGACGCTGCTCAATCACATCCTGACCAATCGCGATGGCCTGCGAGTCGCCGTGATTGTTAACGACATGAGCGAAGTCAACATTGATGCGGCCTTGGTCAAATCAGGAGACGCGAATCTTTCGCGAACGGAAGAACAGCTCGTTACGATGTCCAACGGCTGCATCTGCTGCACGCTTCGCGAAGACCTGCTGATTGAGGTGCGCCGGCTCGCTCGCGACGGTCGCTTTGATTACCTGCTGATCGAATCCACCGGCATTTCCGAACCGATGCCGGTCGCGGAAACGTTCACCTTCGAAGATGAAGAGGGTGACAGCCTGTCGTTGGTTGCCGAACTGGACACGATGGTGACCGTTGTCGACGCAGGCAACTTCATGAAGGATTTCGGCTCGTGGGATGACCTCACCGATCGGCGTTTAGGTCTTGGCGAAGACGACACACGTAACATTGTGGACTTGTTGGTCGATCAAGTTGAATTTGCCAATGTCATTGTGGTTAACAAAACCGATTTGATCTCGCCCTATGAACTGGAACAACTCAAGCAGATTCTGCGTCAACTCAACGCCGAGGCCAAAATCCTGGCTACGACGGAAAGCCGCGTTGAACTATCCGAAATCATGGGCACTGGGCTCTATTCTCTGAGTGAAGCTGAGGAGCAGCCGGGATGGCTGGAAGTGCCTCGCGGGGAAGAGGAAACCGAGACCGAAGAATACGGCATTTCGAATTTCGTCTATCAAGCCCGGCGTCCTTTCCATCCCCAAAGATTGACGAAAGCCCTCGATGCGGACATGGAGGAAGGCTTGTTCACCGGAGTGCTCCGCAGCAAAGGCCTGATGTGGATTGCGTCACGCAATGAGTGGGCCTACGACTGGTCGCAAGCCGGGTGCTCGATCCGGATGAACCCAGCGGGATTCTGGTGGGCAGCCGCATCGGACGAGGAGTGGCCCGAAGATTCCGAGTCGATTGAGGAGATTCGGTCTAAGTTTGTCGGTGAGCATGGGGATCGTCACCAAGAACTGGTGTTCATCGGCAACGCGATGAACCAAGAACGAATCACTCAGATCCTCGACGAGTGTTTGCTCACGGACCTGGAATTCGTCCTAGGCCCGGACGGCTGGGCGGACATGGAAGATCCGCTGCCGCCGATTGAATTGGAAGCCGCCACTGAGTCAACACTCGACTCGAAACTGTCCATTCAGGAGGAGTGCTTCCATGATTGA
- a CDS encoding MerC domain-containing protein, with product MIELNTLNPESFLEKTSVTPSWRDWTGIVASIGCAIHCAAMPFVIAYLPTLGLSFLADESFHQWMALACFSIAMAAFIPGFRTHKQLLPSVIAVMGLLLITGAAFGMAGDCCATCSSGGDLSIAASPGDCTDACCEHCAADSGTIPPTDLAELTVHETQMSSLVPLGSFGPWVTPIGGLLLVSAHLLNRRYGCLCVCCENKKDGSESP from the coding sequence ATGATTGAGTTGAACACGTTGAACCCAGAGTCTTTTCTCGAAAAGACGTCAGTTACCCCTAGTTGGCGTGACTGGACCGGCATCGTTGCATCCATTGGTTGCGCCATTCACTGCGCCGCGATGCCGTTCGTGATCGCATATCTGCCGACGCTGGGCCTGAGTTTTCTGGCAGACGAATCCTTCCACCAATGGATGGCGCTCGCTTGCTTCTCAATCGCGATGGCCGCATTCATTCCCGGTTTCCGAACGCACAAACAGTTGCTTCCCAGCGTGATCGCTGTGATGGGTTTGTTGTTGATCACGGGAGCCGCTTTCGGAATGGCAGGTGACTGCTGTGCGACTTGCTCGTCTGGCGGTGATCTCTCTATTGCGGCGTCACCTGGTGATTGCACCGATGCCTGCTGCGAGCACTGCGCGGCTGATTCGGGCACGATACCACCGACCGACTTGGCGGAGTTGACGGTTCACGAAACACAGATGTCATCGCTTGTGCCACTGGGATCATTCGGTCCTTGGGTCACTCCCATTGGAGGCTTGCTCTTAGTGTCAGCCCACTTGCTGAACCGCCGCTATGGATGCTTATGCGTTTGTTGCGAGAACAAAAAAGACGGGAGCGAATCTCCGTGA
- a CDS encoding sulfite exporter TauE/SafE family protein, which yields MHTHSHELTLGLAFFLGALHALEPGHGKTAMLVYLSGERRSFWHPIVMGISSGLAHSVSLIAIAMAVHLTHHLVSGDHHHDDEVVTQSLQWISAALVMCVGIWMLWSAWRAKPMACGCKSHQHASCDAEPVSKRSSYSMSALLGIAFGLLPCPSALAAYFTSMSTGSPVAAYAVIGLFAAGIASSLTLVGILLQRFGGSLIREDSRLGKLPWPYLKAVLILAVGVFYCGRLALTA from the coding sequence ATGCACACTCATTCCCATGAACTGACGTTAGGACTTGCGTTCTTCCTTGGTGCTTTGCATGCCTTGGAGCCGGGGCATGGCAAGACCGCGATGTTGGTCTATCTGTCTGGCGAGCGTCGAAGTTTCTGGCATCCAATCGTGATGGGGATCTCCAGTGGTTTGGCTCATTCCGTTTCGTTGATTGCGATCGCCATGGCGGTGCACCTGACACATCACCTGGTCTCGGGCGATCACCATCATGACGACGAAGTGGTCACGCAATCGCTGCAGTGGATCAGTGCCGCGTTGGTGATGTGTGTGGGGATTTGGATGCTGTGGTCGGCTTGGCGGGCGAAGCCAATGGCGTGTGGGTGCAAGTCACATCAGCACGCCAGTTGCGATGCCGAGCCGGTGTCCAAGCGGTCGAGCTACTCGATGAGTGCGTTGTTGGGCATCGCCTTTGGGCTGCTTCCATGTCCGTCGGCCTTGGCCGCCTACTTCACCAGCATGTCGACTGGATCGCCAGTCGCGGCCTACGCGGTGATCGGTTTGTTTGCTGCCGGGATTGCCAGCAGTCTGACGCTGGTCGGTATTTTGCTGCAACGATTCGGCGGCAGCCTGATTCGCGAAGACAGCCGACTCGGGAAGCTACCGTGGCCGTACCTGAAAGCCGTTCTGATTCTGGCCGTCGGTGTTTTCTATTGCGGTCGACTAGCGTTGACTGCTTGA
- a CDS encoding DUF192 domain-containing protein, which yields MRHVIDATTNEILLNQVEVADTFWRRFKGLQFRSSLPADTGLLITPCSSLHTCFMRFPIDVVMLDQELCVVGIRQQVRPWKVVLCAPGTKSVIEMSSVSKHWAVGRKLKIVSGLEERPCSQ from the coding sequence ATGAGACACGTGATCGACGCTACCACCAACGAAATCCTGTTAAACCAAGTCGAAGTCGCCGACACCTTTTGGCGACGATTCAAAGGCTTGCAGTTTCGATCGTCGCTGCCGGCTGATACCGGATTGTTGATCACGCCCTGTTCGTCTCTCCACACATGTTTCATGCGGTTTCCAATCGACGTGGTCATGTTGGACCAAGAATTATGCGTTGTTGGAATTCGGCAGCAGGTTCGCCCTTGGAAAGTCGTTCTGTGTGCTCCGGGTACCAAGTCAGTCATTGAAATGTCATCGGTTTCGAAGCATTGGGCGGTCGGTCGGAAGCTCAAAATTGTCAGCGGTCTCGAAGAACGTCCTTGTAGTCAGTAG
- a CDS encoding type II secretion system F family protein: MSVSLRVTIVVVLWLGIILVCYAVWRRYQRRGEALDRLQRDVTRTDSSKIEENQISWLRRRMMLAGYSTPAAGTLLIAATVLMLLSGICCALLFRWSGLQQVFLEGIESVPGGLSGMLAPVVIVSPWLIAIILASLPILVVRASRRARVLQVSRDLPLAMDLWATLSEGGLGFDAALDRWQRTQRPDRVLASACRGFQRDLLGGMRRSVAFRRLAGRLDVPPLTRFTAAMIQSEQMGASVSETLRLQAEDVRAERREKSMAFAQSLATKRVIPLVVCFLPGLFVWPLGPFFTQLLRIVDSLTGGGG; the protein is encoded by the coding sequence ATGAGCGTATCGCTGCGAGTCACGATCGTCGTCGTCCTTTGGCTGGGCATCATCCTCGTTTGTTATGCCGTTTGGCGAAGGTACCAACGGCGTGGTGAGGCGTTGGACCGTTTGCAACGGGACGTGACGCGAACGGACTCATCCAAAATCGAGGAAAACCAAATCAGTTGGCTTCGTCGGCGGATGATGCTGGCTGGATACAGCACACCGGCCGCGGGGACGTTGTTGATTGCCGCGACCGTCTTGATGTTGCTCAGCGGGATCTGTTGTGCGTTGTTGTTTCGCTGGTCAGGGCTGCAACAAGTCTTTTTGGAAGGGATTGAATCTGTTCCCGGTGGGTTGTCGGGCATGCTTGCGCCGGTGGTGATTGTTTCGCCTTGGTTGATTGCGATCATCCTTGCGTCACTGCCAATCCTGGTGGTGCGAGCATCACGCCGTGCTCGGGTGTTGCAGGTGTCACGTGATCTGCCGCTTGCCATGGACCTCTGGGCCACGCTTTCGGAAGGTGGGCTAGGGTTTGATGCGGCACTCGATCGTTGGCAGCGGACTCAGCGTCCCGACCGAGTGTTGGCCAGTGCATGCCGCGGGTTTCAACGCGACTTGCTGGGTGGCATGCGACGGAGCGTCGCGTTTCGCAGGTTGGCGGGCCGGTTGGATGTGCCGCCGCTGACGAGATTCACTGCCGCGATGATTCAGTCCGAACAAATGGGGGCCAGCGTCTCGGAAACGTTGCGTCTGCAAGCCGAAGATGTCCGTGCCGAACGGCGTGAAAAGTCGATGGCATTCGCACAGTCATTGGCCACCAAACGTGTGATTCCGTTGGTGGTTTGTTTCCTACCTGGTTTGTTCGTTTGGCCTCTCGGTCCATTCTTCACCCAGTTGCTGCGAATCGTTGATTCATTGACAGGTGGTGGAGGATGA
- a CDS encoding type II secretion system F family protein has product MTVLLILAVTLFVLAGATLALRRSLAGATAGNRLGDSIALLSQTNDSLPVDASLAQADRRQIIRPLSRPLRLVPFVIGALISLTLGLLTSIPFSIVAAIGVVIALLLAQLESGWYAWRLSRIERQLIDLLDMMIPMLRSGAGASAALAAASEVTASPLRDQIHWCVRRIQLGDSGSSVFRELARRMPIDAMELFSTTMSVHWETGGSLAPVLASVARVARDRQEVARRIRSNIAQSQFSTIAVLLLIYFVALVLWLDRPDVMKEFASSSLGSAAIAATIVLQAVGIVWMNAISRPKA; this is encoded by the coding sequence ATGACGGTCCTCCTCATTCTGGCTGTCACCTTGTTCGTGCTCGCCGGTGCGACGCTGGCCCTGCGTCGATCGTTGGCCGGTGCGACGGCGGGCAATCGGCTCGGTGACAGCATCGCTTTGCTATCGCAGACAAATGATTCGTTGCCAGTTGACGCGAGTTTGGCACAAGCGGATCGCCGACAGATCATTCGCCCGCTTTCGCGGCCGCTTCGATTGGTCCCATTTGTTATCGGGGCGTTGATCTCGCTGACGCTAGGGCTGTTGACTTCCATTCCTTTTTCGATCGTGGCAGCGATTGGAGTGGTCATCGCCTTGTTGTTGGCTCAGCTTGAATCGGGGTGGTACGCTTGGCGACTCAGTCGAATCGAGCGGCAATTGATTGATTTGCTGGACATGATGATCCCAATGTTGCGCAGCGGGGCGGGAGCCTCGGCGGCACTGGCCGCGGCATCGGAGGTGACTGCTTCACCCCTGCGAGACCAGATCCATTGGTGCGTGCGACGCATCCAATTAGGCGATTCAGGAAGCAGCGTGTTTCGTGAGTTGGCGCGACGGATGCCCATTGACGCGATGGAGCTGTTTTCGACGACCATGAGCGTTCACTGGGAAACGGGTGGTTCGCTCGCTCCGGTGCTTGCATCTGTCGCACGAGTCGCTCGTGACCGGCAAGAGGTGGCTCGTCGGATCCGCAGCAATATTGCGCAAAGTCAATTTTCGACGATTGCCGTTTTGTTGCTGATCTACTTTGTCGCGTTGGTGCTGTGGTTGGACCGACCGGACGTGATGAAAGAGTTCGCCAGCAGCTCGCTTGGTTCCGCAGCCATCGCCGCGACGATCGTGTTGCAGGCCGTCGGAATCGTTTGGATGAACGCAATCAGTCGACCAAAGGCATGA
- a CDS encoding CpaF family protein, with protein sequence MSDSNLRSRLGKVGRPTRLTTSKPQPERLTEDTAKQAADPVRRGRAVTVKGRLHGQLLDDLDRRGLLTANNEQLKEEVDAFVAEIVETEQLPLNDSERSRLADDLLEETLGLGPLAPLMADPSVTDILVNGPHHVFVERYGKLELTEVEFRDDDHLTRIIQRIATRVGRRIDESQPMVDARLPDGSRVNATLPPVTLDGPTLSIRRFGRRRLRAEELQRLGMFNPTMAEFFSVAVRSRLNILISGGTGSGKSTFLGAICESIPDDERVVTIEDAAELVLDQLHVVRMETRPANVEGRGAIAARDLVVNALRMRPDRIIVGEVRAGETLDMLQAMNTGHDGSLTTVHANSPRDAISRLSTMVLMSGMELPPTAIREQIVSAIDLIFHVRRYEDGVRRVESVDELVGLEGSTPQLQQIFRFNVSGRKGKRLQGTHVATGTVPRLVEKLHSRAIDVPTSWFETGGGSTS encoded by the coding sequence ATGAGCGACTCGAATCTACGATCTCGGCTGGGCAAGGTTGGACGCCCGACTCGATTGACGACCAGCAAGCCGCAACCGGAACGACTCACCGAAGACACGGCCAAGCAAGCGGCGGACCCGGTTCGTCGCGGTCGAGCGGTGACGGTCAAAGGACGTTTGCATGGTCAGCTGCTCGATGACCTGGATCGTCGCGGTTTGTTGACGGCCAACAACGAACAGCTCAAAGAGGAAGTCGATGCCTTTGTGGCTGAGATCGTCGAGACCGAGCAATTGCCGCTGAACGATTCGGAGCGTTCACGTCTGGCAGACGACTTGTTGGAGGAAACACTCGGCCTGGGACCACTGGCACCGTTGATGGCTGATCCATCGGTGACCGACATTTTGGTCAACGGTCCACACCATGTTTTTGTCGAACGCTACGGCAAACTTGAGCTGACCGAGGTCGAGTTTCGTGATGACGACCACCTGACGCGAATCATTCAGCGGATCGCGACTCGCGTGGGACGCCGAATCGATGAGTCGCAGCCAATGGTGGATGCACGACTTCCCGATGGCAGCCGTGTCAACGCGACACTGCCTCCGGTGACCTTGGATGGTCCAACGCTTTCAATTCGCCGCTTTGGTCGGCGCCGATTGCGAGCGGAAGAATTGCAACGGCTGGGGATGTTCAATCCAACGATGGCCGAGTTCTTTTCCGTCGCGGTTCGATCTCGATTGAACATCCTGATCAGTGGAGGAACCGGTAGCGGCAAGAGTACTTTCTTGGGTGCGATCTGCGAAAGCATTCCTGACGACGAACGCGTGGTGACGATCGAAGACGCGGCCGAGTTGGTTTTGGATCAATTGCATGTTGTCCGAATGGAAACGCGTCCTGCCAACGTGGAAGGACGAGGGGCGATCGCGGCCCGTGACTTGGTTGTCAATGCCTTGCGGATGCGGCCGGATCGCATCATCGTCGGCGAAGTCCGCGCCGGCGAAACGCTGGATATGCTGCAAGCAATGAATACCGGGCACGATGGTTCGCTGACAACGGTTCACGCGAACAGCCCTCGCGATGCGATCTCACGCTTGTCGACGATGGTGTTGATGAGCGGCATGGAGTTGCCACCAACAGCGATTCGTGAACAGATTGTTTCGGCGATTGATTTGATCTTTCACGTTCGTCGCTACGAAGACGGCGTGCGACGTGTTGAATCCGTGGATGAATTGGTTGGACTGGAAGGCAGCACGCCGCAGTTGCAACAAATTTTTCGGTTCAATGTCTCGGGGCGGAAAGGCAAACGTCTGCAGGGAACGCATGTTGCGACGGGAACGGTGCCTCGCTTGGTTGAGAAGTTGCACTCCCGCGCCATCGATGTGCCAACCTCTTGGTTTGAGACCGGGGGTGGTTCGACGTCATGA
- a CDS encoding AAA family ATPase: MTKFLAVVQSDSLEIELEAATSALEGDHSLDFSIDLSSAIHQMRHDAPDLLLVELSGSRESLDAWQHAIEVHQITCPIIGILDDDADPSDGLLVEAVRVGFRDFLRRPASAGELAGVIRRVARSRPESGRRGRLLAVASTKGGVGKSTIAINTAVHWAATTNQRVLLVDASLQLGVAASLLDLTPEMTIADVAAMRDRLDATMLREVTTRHESGLHVLTAPPTPADASEVDDTCMSIILGVAKSAFDLVIVDSFPLLDATTLAIFDRAEHVAVVTENVVPTLTGTAAMLKTLDQLDVRRDRRSLILNRFQSCAGSLSAAEVAEQLGEPVAAVIKYDRRVLEAANLGRPVIMSRGWWGVGGSMRKLADELLRRTGTEPVSAVVATDRPTSGSVNSDRLPDQLPEQQVSS, translated from the coding sequence ATGACGAAGTTTCTCGCAGTCGTTCAATCGGACTCGCTGGAGATTGAACTGGAAGCCGCCACCTCGGCCCTCGAAGGGGATCACTCCCTCGATTTCAGCATCGATCTTTCGTCCGCAATTCACCAGATGCGGCACGATGCACCGGACCTGTTGCTCGTCGAACTATCGGGGTCACGCGAGTCGCTGGACGCGTGGCAGCATGCGATCGAAGTGCACCAGATCACTTGCCCGATCATCGGGATTCTGGATGATGACGCCGACCCCAGCGATGGCTTGTTGGTCGAAGCCGTGCGAGTCGGTTTTCGCGATTTCCTGCGGCGTCCGGCCAGTGCAGGAGAGCTTGCCGGTGTGATTCGCCGCGTCGCGCGGTCTCGCCCAGAATCGGGACGTCGCGGAAGGTTGCTGGCGGTCGCCAGTACCAAGGGTGGTGTCGGGAAGTCAACGATCGCCATCAACACCGCTGTTCACTGGGCTGCCACGACGAATCAACGCGTGCTGTTGGTGGATGCTTCACTGCAATTGGGAGTGGCGGCATCTCTGTTGGACCTGACGCCGGAAATGACGATCGCCGATGTCGCTGCAATGCGAGATCGACTGGATGCCACGATGCTGCGTGAAGTCACGACGCGGCACGAGTCGGGACTGCATGTGTTGACGGCACCTCCAACACCGGCGGATGCATCGGAGGTGGACGACACCTGCATGTCGATCATCCTGGGTGTTGCGAAATCGGCGTTCGATTTAGTGATCGTCGATTCGTTCCCATTGTTGGATGCCACCACGCTCGCGATTTTTGATCGAGCGGAGCATGTCGCGGTGGTGACGGAGAACGTCGTGCCCACGCTGACTGGGACTGCGGCAATGCTGAAGACGTTGGACCAATTGGACGTTCGCCGAGATCGACGTTCGTTGATCCTGAATCGGTTCCAGAGTTGTGCGGGGAGCTTGTCGGCCGCCGAAGTGGCGGAGCAACTTGGCGAACCGGTCGCTGCGGTCATCAAATACGATCGTCGTGTTTTGGAAGCCGCGAACCTGGGCCGGCCCGTCATCATGTCACGCGGTTGGTGGGGCGTGGGTGGCTCGATGCGAAAGTTGGCAGATGAGTTGCTCAGGCGGACTGGCACAGAACCTGTCTCGGCCGTTGTCGCGACCGACCGTCCCACAAGCGGGAGTGTGAATTCCGATCGGCTACCTGATCAGCTACCCGAGCAGCAGGTCAGCTCATGA
- a CDS encoding Tad domain-containing protein, whose translation MLILVVMLLFALLAIAGLLIDLGMARLTQAHMQSVSDAAAIEGGWQLAMGADEGTTRDAVVRRAAEMSESWGPHRIELEDGYDLNDDGKPESSQTIKRDTLGEPVRPMLDPNNDNDIAGDIVLGEYERSKVPDFLPGQPIGYDRSPAFEPNDEDPNSILVRLRRTGEEGIAGGTSAERLTYLWSRGSLLDLSLKGAGIAVRSETIAKLAPVVAIGDDAEGLLPTALDAAIPLSQVTAESYDRESLMDPVDPKQIGTVVENDEPTNPEGIGYLPIAKELSSGQWQVIGFMFAEVTATEVRPVSLDESGYQTANASASFLHVANLSDELIHENRTLTGEAIARAPVLVRSQQIQGGTP comes from the coding sequence GTGTTGATTCTGGTGGTGATGCTGCTCTTCGCATTGCTGGCGATCGCGGGGTTGCTGATTGATCTCGGGATGGCGCGGCTCACCCAGGCTCACATGCAATCGGTGTCCGACGCCGCTGCGATCGAAGGTGGGTGGCAGTTGGCGATGGGGGCCGATGAGGGAACAACGCGAGACGCGGTCGTCCGTCGCGCAGCAGAGATGTCCGAGAGTTGGGGACCACATCGCATTGAGCTGGAAGATGGTTACGACCTCAACGACGACGGCAAACCGGAGAGCTCTCAAACGATCAAACGAGATACGCTCGGTGAACCCGTTCGTCCAATGTTGGATCCGAACAACGACAACGACATCGCGGGCGACATCGTGCTCGGTGAGTATGAGCGGAGCAAGGTGCCCGATTTTTTACCTGGTCAGCCCATTGGGTACGACCGCAGCCCGGCGTTTGAACCAAACGACGAGGACCCGAATTCGATCTTGGTTCGCCTACGTCGAACGGGTGAGGAAGGAATCGCAGGAGGCACCTCAGCGGAGCGTTTGACGTACCTGTGGAGCCGCGGTTCGCTCCTCGACTTGAGTTTGAAGGGTGCTGGCATCGCCGTCCGTAGCGAGACGATCGCGAAGCTCGCTCCAGTTGTTGCTATTGGGGACGATGCTGAGGGGCTGCTGCCAACCGCACTGGATGCTGCGATTCCGCTGTCGCAAGTGACTGCGGAATCCTATGACCGTGAGTCGCTCATGGATCCAGTGGATCCGAAACAGATTGGAACGGTTGTCGAAAACGACGAGCCAACCAACCCCGAGGGCATCGGCTATCTCCCGATCGCAAAGGAGTTGAGTTCTGGACAATGGCAGGTGATCGGATTCATGTTCGCAGAAGTCACCGCCACTGAAGTGAGGCCCGTTTCGCTCGACGAAAGTGGATACCAAACGGCCAATGCATCAGCAAGCTTTTTGCACGTTGCGAATCTTTCCGATGAATTGATCCATGAGAACCGAACGCTCACTGGGGAAGCCATTGCTCGCGCCCCAGTCCTGGTCCGCAGTCAACAAATCCAAGGAGGCACGCCATGA
- the tnpA gene encoding IS200/IS605 family transposase — protein MSTFYSLHYHITFSTKNRKPWIQIDWRDRMHAYLGGIVRELTGVPLSVGGVEDHVHLLVGLKTTHCIADFMRELKKSTSCWIHDDIGYKPFEWQNGYAVFSLSPLAIPEVRRYIENQEEHHRKRTFREELIEMLDRAGVKYDPKYLE, from the coding sequence ATGTCGACGTTCTACAGCTTGCACTACCACATCACTTTCTCGACCAAAAATCGCAAACCCTGGATCCAGATCGATTGGCGAGATCGGATGCATGCTTACCTGGGTGGAATCGTTCGTGAGCTCACCGGCGTCCCTCTTTCTGTCGGCGGCGTTGAAGATCACGTCCACTTGCTCGTCGGACTCAAGACCACGCATTGCATTGCTGACTTCATGAGGGAATTGAAAAAGTCGACCAGTTGTTGGATTCATGACGACATAGGCTACAAACCCTTTGAATGGCAAAATGGTTACGCCGTCTTTTCGCTCAGTCCGTTGGCCATCCCCGAGGTTCGACGTTACATCGAAAACCAAGAGGAACACCATCGAAAGCGAACTTTCCGGGAAGAGCTGATCGAAATGCTCGATCGGGCCGGGGTGAAGTACGATCCGAAATATCTGGAATGA
- a CDS encoding TadE/TadG family type IV pilus assembly protein — MRSRCHNRSGQALVEFGLVALVLYMVVGGAITFGIWIYAAGQIQQAANVGARELSQTPLPFDETFEDALDQKIVRQRVYDDRWLVIDLDELEEEDPDYNFFQDVVPRMPLLNQQLAVLYVLETFDHDNDDATPPKRLMRYPGALLNRSQGESDESGIEYPDYVADDYVVQIPLVVERKEGHNNGGGAERIRWVCVVEEVDDPDTNPEPFSLENSNQDMRGVVALRVHYPAQSTWLSSYQDRGAFVSNAGDPNAANDDAVESLNSEPMKGTLFDSKPLVFENPLGESVYAGTYGGKYGLGIHGAMTSPELTGDAIGIRPYRRVLVSHAIFRREVFLPSTEATP, encoded by the coding sequence GTGCGAAGTCGCTGCCACAATCGATCCGGTCAAGCACTCGTCGAGTTTGGGCTCGTCGCGCTGGTGCTGTACATGGTCGTCGGTGGCGCGATCACGTTTGGAATTTGGATCTACGCAGCGGGACAGATTCAACAAGCGGCCAACGTGGGAGCGAGAGAGCTTTCACAAACGCCGCTGCCATTTGATGAGACGTTCGAGGATGCACTCGATCAGAAAATCGTCCGCCAGCGAGTCTATGACGATCGCTGGTTGGTGATCGACTTGGATGAGCTGGAAGAGGAAGATCCTGACTACAACTTTTTCCAAGATGTGGTTCCACGCATGCCTCTGTTGAACCAACAGTTGGCGGTGCTTTATGTGCTCGAGACTTTCGATCATGACAACGACGACGCCACTCCGCCAAAGCGATTGATGCGGTATCCCGGTGCGTTGTTGAATCGCTCCCAAGGTGAGTCCGATGAGTCGGGGATCGAGTATCCCGACTATGTCGCAGACGATTATGTCGTTCAGATCCCTCTCGTTGTCGAGAGAAAAGAGGGGCACAACAACGGCGGTGGTGCCGAGCGAATTCGTTGGGTTTGTGTGGTCGAGGAAGTTGATGATCCCGACACCAACCCCGAACCATTTTCTCTCGAAAATTCAAATCAAGACATGCGAGGCGTCGTGGCACTTCGTGTCCACTACCCCGCCCAGTCGACTTGGTTGAGCAGCTATCAAGACCGTGGTGCGTTTGTATCAAACGCCGGGGACCCAAATGCAGCCAACGATGATGCGGTTGAATCGCTCAACTCTGAACCGATGAAGGGCACGTTGTTCGATAGTAAACCACTCGTGTTTGAGAATCCGCTTGGCGAATCGGTCTACGCAGGAACTTACGGGGGTAAGTATGGGCTCGGCATTCATGGAGCGATGACCAGCCCCGAATTGACAGGCGATGCGATCGGCATTCGCCCGTACCGGCGAGTGCTGGTGTCGCACGCCATTTTTCGCAGGGAAGTGTTTTTACCCTCCACTGAAGCGACTCCATAA
- a CDS encoding A24 family peptidase — translation MFNTITIVVFALLAIATACDLRTREIPDWISLLIGAVAIVSSLLGWLGLSIVWVLAGGVVGLAIAYALFRFAKLGGGDGKLIIALAMLVGPVGILIVLFGMAIAGGVLSLIAMLRGERDYAYVPAISAGFVGYVGFVHFLV, via the coding sequence TTGTTCAACACCATCACCATTGTCGTATTCGCCTTACTTGCGATCGCAACCGCTTGCGACCTTCGCACGAGAGAGATTCCGGATTGGATCTCGTTGTTGATCGGCGCCGTTGCGATCGTCAGTTCACTGCTGGGCTGGCTTGGGCTTTCGATCGTTTGGGTGTTGGCCGGCGGAGTCGTTGGACTTGCGATCGCGTATGCCTTGTTTCGATTCGCGAAGCTCGGTGGTGGAGATGGCAAACTCATCATCGCGCTCGCCATGTTGGTCGGCCCCGTGGGGATTTTGATTGTGTTGTTTGGAATGGCCATCGCCGGTGGCGTGCTCTCGCTGATCGCGATGCTTCGCGGCGAGCGAGACTACGCCTATGTGCCCGCCATCTCGGCGGGGTTTGTTGGCTACGTCGGTTTCGTTCACTTCCTCGTCTGA